Proteins from a genomic interval of Ramlibacter algicola:
- a CDS encoding Bug family tripartite tricarboxylate transporter substrate binding protein, with protein sequence MPNPVSFLRRRVLRGCGAAAVAAAAFALPASHAFAQDYPDKPVKIVVGFAPGGTNDILARLIAIKLQDKLKQGFIVDNKPGANSAIGNDFVAKAKPDGYTLLVSSSGGLTTNPILMKSLAYDPAKDFEPIALLGTFPLVVTVPASLPVKNFAELVQFAKKQPDGKLNNGTPTTSFVLVAETIAEKSGIQFTHVLYKGSGPVVTALLGGEIHTGVLDSPAVVNQVKAGKLKALAVTTGKRSSALPDVPTVAESGYPGYDIPIWTALMAPKGTPEPVLAKLRTAVAEILKDKDTVDKMHAVGLDPGDADSAALGRRITSDIARWSAVAKQAGIKPE encoded by the coding sequence ATGCCCAACCCTGTTTCGTTCCTCCGACGCCGCGTGCTGCGCGGCTGCGGCGCGGCCGCCGTCGCCGCCGCGGCGTTCGCCTTGCCGGCGTCCCATGCCTTCGCGCAGGACTACCCGGACAAGCCCGTGAAGATCGTCGTCGGCTTCGCGCCCGGCGGCACGAACGACATCCTGGCCCGCCTGATCGCGATCAAGCTGCAGGACAAGCTGAAGCAGGGCTTCATCGTCGACAACAAGCCCGGCGCCAACTCGGCGATCGGCAACGACTTCGTCGCCAAGGCCAAGCCGGATGGCTACACGCTGCTGGTGTCGTCCAGCGGCGGGCTGACGACCAACCCGATCCTGATGAAGAGCCTGGCCTACGACCCGGCCAAGGACTTCGAGCCGATCGCGCTGCTCGGCACGTTCCCGCTCGTCGTGACAGTGCCCGCGTCGCTGCCGGTGAAGAACTTCGCCGAGCTCGTGCAGTTCGCCAAGAAGCAGCCGGACGGCAAGCTGAACAACGGCACGCCGACGACGTCGTTCGTGCTGGTCGCCGAGACGATCGCCGAGAAGTCCGGCATCCAGTTCACCCACGTCCTGTACAAGGGCTCGGGCCCGGTCGTGACCGCGCTGCTCGGCGGCGAGATCCACACGGGCGTGCTCGACAGCCCCGCGGTGGTCAACCAGGTCAAGGCCGGCAAGCTGAAGGCGCTGGCGGTGACGACCGGCAAGCGCTCGTCCGCGCTGCCGGACGTGCCCACGGTCGCCGAATCGGGCTACCCCGGCTACGACATCCCGATCTGGACCGCGCTGATGGCGCCCAAGGGCACGCCCGAGCCCGTGCTCGCCAAGCTGCGCACGGCCGTCGCGGAAATCCTGAAGGACAAGGACACGGTCGACAAGATGCACGCCGTCGGCCTGGACCCGGGCGACGCCGATTCGGCCGCGCTGGGCCGCCGCATCACGAGCGACATCGCGCGCTGGTCGGCCGTGGCCAAGCAAGCCGGCATCAAGCCCGAGTGA
- a CDS encoding Bug family tripartite tricarboxylate transporter substrate binding protein: MIKTMARHVAGLTFAAVAVAAQAQGFPSKPITLVVPFAPGASADGIARVVGKELGTALGQPVVVDNKPGAGGALGLMAVAKSPADGYTIGLGATGAIAVNPHLPDAPPLKPEKDLQPLAKLADIPLVFVTSTQSGYGNLQAFLNAARKAPSGLSYGTAGQYTAQHLSGELLASMAKAPLVPVPYRGSGPAVTDLLGGNVPSAMVDLTSAYPHIKAGKLVALGVTSATRSKVAPELPTIAEEGVTGYAAPAWMGLFLPAKTPADVASKLSAALEKVMANPAVQGQITALAAEPAYADGPAFGKFIAGESRKWADVVSRIPAPAK, from the coding sequence ATGATCAAGACGATGGCGCGGCACGTGGCCGGCCTGACCTTCGCGGCGGTCGCCGTGGCCGCGCAGGCACAGGGCTTTCCTTCGAAGCCCATCACCCTCGTCGTCCCGTTCGCGCCCGGCGCCTCCGCGGACGGCATCGCGCGTGTCGTCGGCAAGGAACTGGGCACTGCGCTCGGGCAACCCGTGGTCGTGGACAACAAGCCCGGTGCCGGCGGCGCGCTGGGCCTGATGGCCGTCGCGAAGTCCCCGGCCGATGGCTACACCATCGGGCTGGGCGCGACGGGCGCGATCGCGGTGAATCCGCACCTGCCCGATGCGCCCCCGCTGAAGCCGGAGAAGGACCTGCAGCCGCTGGCCAAGCTGGCCGACATCCCGCTCGTGTTCGTGACCTCGACGCAGAGCGGCTACGGCAACCTGCAGGCGTTCCTGAACGCGGCGCGCAAGGCGCCCAGCGGGCTGTCGTACGGGACGGCGGGGCAGTACACCGCGCAACACCTGTCCGGTGAACTGCTGGCGAGCATGGCGAAAGCGCCGCTCGTGCCCGTGCCGTACCGCGGCAGCGGCCCGGCCGTGACCGACCTGCTCGGTGGCAACGTGCCGTCGGCCATGGTGGATCTCACCTCGGCGTATCCGCACATCAAGGCCGGCAAGCTCGTTGCGCTCGGCGTGACCAGCGCGACGCGCAGCAAGGTCGCGCCGGAACTGCCGACGATCGCGGAGGAAGGCGTGACGGGCTACGCCGCTCCGGCGTGGATGGGGCTGTTCCTGCCCGCCAAGACGCCGGCCGACGTCGCGTCGAAGCTGTCGGCCGCGCTGGAGAAGGTGATGGCGAATCCCGCCGTGCAGGGGCAGATCACCGCCCTGGCGGCCGAGCCGGCCTATGCAGACGGTCCTGCGTTCGGCAAGTTCATCGCCGGCGAATCGAGGAAGTGGGCGGACGTCGTGTCGCGCATTCCCGCGCCGGCGAAGTGA
- a CDS encoding MFS transporter, translated as MLARFTQRLPFFYGWVVVGVVFVTMALCVNARTAFSLLFPPILQEFGWERGETAGAFSFGFIVSAVLSPWLGRLMDRHGPRVVMEIGIAATAAGLLLATFATQPWHIYVTLGMLVGAGTTFTGYTGQALFLPNWFVRRRGLALSIAFAGVGAGSILMLPALQTFVERSGWRAGCTVLGVTVLVVLVPLNLLLRRRPADLGLAPDGDPDTPAATQARRVNVVDEKWAAVDWTLARALRTSRFWWVAVAYFCALFSWYAVQVHQTKYLVETGFSAQEAAWALGIVSLAGVPGQIALGWLSDRIGREIVWAIGNLGFCLAYAALLALPAYPVPLLLYAMVLAQGALGYGLTSVVGAIPAEIFEGKHYGPIFGTLMLSALAGGAFGPWFMGFVHDHTGSYSLAFVAAIGCSLLSTLAIWRAAPRHVRMVAGVAQRRATPRSA; from the coding sequence TTGCTCGCCAGGTTCACGCAACGCCTGCCGTTCTTCTACGGATGGGTCGTGGTCGGCGTCGTCTTCGTCACGATGGCGCTTTGCGTCAACGCACGCACGGCGTTCTCGCTGCTGTTCCCGCCGATCCTGCAGGAGTTCGGATGGGAGCGCGGCGAGACGGCCGGGGCCTTCTCGTTCGGCTTCATCGTCTCGGCCGTCCTGAGCCCATGGCTGGGCCGGTTGATGGACCGCCATGGGCCGCGCGTCGTGATGGAAATCGGCATCGCGGCCACCGCCGCGGGCCTGCTGCTGGCGACCTTCGCGACGCAGCCCTGGCACATCTACGTCACGCTCGGCATGCTGGTGGGCGCGGGCACCACGTTCACCGGCTACACCGGGCAGGCGCTGTTCCTGCCGAACTGGTTCGTGCGCCGGCGCGGCCTCGCCCTCAGCATCGCCTTCGCCGGCGTCGGGGCCGGATCGATCCTGATGCTGCCGGCGCTGCAGACGTTCGTCGAGCGCAGTGGCTGGCGCGCGGGTTGCACCGTGCTCGGCGTGACCGTGCTCGTGGTGCTCGTGCCGCTGAACCTGCTGCTGCGGCGCCGCCCGGCGGACCTCGGGCTGGCGCCGGACGGCGATCCCGACACGCCGGCCGCGACGCAGGCCCGCCGCGTCAACGTCGTCGACGAGAAGTGGGCGGCCGTCGACTGGACGCTGGCGCGCGCGCTGCGCACGTCACGCTTCTGGTGGGTCGCGGTCGCGTACTTCTGCGCACTCTTCTCCTGGTACGCAGTGCAGGTGCACCAGACGAAGTACCTGGTGGAGACGGGCTTCAGCGCGCAGGAGGCCGCTTGGGCGCTCGGCATCGTGAGCCTTGCGGGCGTGCCCGGGCAGATCGCGCTGGGCTGGTTGTCGGACCGCATCGGGCGCGAGATCGTCTGGGCGATCGGCAACCTGGGTTTCTGCCTCGCCTATGCGGCGCTGTTGGCGCTGCCGGCCTATCCCGTGCCGCTGCTCCTGTATGCGATGGTCCTCGCGCAGGGCGCACTCGGCTATGGGCTTACGTCGGTGGTCGGCGCCATTCCGGCCGAGATCTTCGAGGGCAAGCACTACGGCCCGATCTTCGGGACGCTCATGCTGAGCGCGCTCGCGGGCGGCGCATTCGGTCCCTGGTTCATGGGCTTCGTGCACGACCACACCGGCAGCTACTCGCTCGCCTTCGTGGCCGCGATCGGTTGCTCGTTGCTGTCGACGCTGGCGATCTGGCGCGCGGCGCCCCGTCACGTGCGCATGGTGGCCGGCGTCGCGCAACGCCGGGCGACGCCCCGGTCTGCTTGA
- a CDS encoding NAD(P)H-dependent oxidoreductase produces MNLHAKLRQRAAEGRPIRIGLIGAGKFGSMYLAQVPRTPGVHLAGIADLSPANAKANLARVGWESARYGAASLDAALKDGHTTHVGEDWQALVRHPAIDVIVECTGHPIAAVDHCLEAFAHGKHVVNVTVEADAFCGPLLARRAQEAGVVYSLAFGDQPALICDLVDWARTCGFPVVAAGRGHKWLPHFSESTPETVWDNWGLTPEQAKRGGLNPKMFNSFLDGSKPSIESTAVANATGLTVPSDGLLYPPASIEDIPFVTRPRSEGGVLERKGMVEVISSLETDGRAIPYEIRMGVWVTVEAETDYIKNCFEEYKAHTDPSGRYFTLYKRWHLIGLEVGVSVASVALRGEPTGVATCWNADVVATAKRDLAPGEMLDGEGGSTVWGKLLPADKSVQMGGLPLGLAHDVKVVRPVKKGQSLSWNDVAMDTSTRAWQLRKQMEDLFGTPALKVA; encoded by the coding sequence ATGAACCTGCACGCGAAACTCCGCCAACGCGCGGCCGAAGGCCGCCCCATCCGCATCGGCCTGATCGGCGCCGGCAAGTTCGGCTCCATGTACCTGGCGCAGGTGCCGCGCACGCCGGGCGTGCACCTGGCCGGCATCGCCGACCTGTCGCCAGCGAATGCGAAGGCCAACCTCGCACGCGTGGGATGGGAATCGGCGCGCTATGGCGCCGCGTCGCTCGATGCGGCGTTGAAGGACGGCCACACGACGCACGTGGGCGAGGACTGGCAGGCCCTGGTGCGCCATCCCGCCATCGACGTCATCGTCGAGTGCACCGGGCACCCGATCGCGGCCGTCGACCACTGCCTGGAAGCGTTCGCGCACGGCAAGCACGTGGTGAACGTCACCGTGGAAGCCGACGCGTTCTGCGGCCCGCTGCTGGCGCGGCGTGCGCAGGAAGCGGGCGTCGTGTACTCGCTCGCGTTCGGTGACCAGCCGGCGTTGATCTGCGACCTGGTCGACTGGGCACGCACCTGCGGCTTCCCCGTCGTCGCCGCGGGCCGCGGGCACAAGTGGCTGCCGCACTTCAGCGAGTCGACGCCGGAGACGGTGTGGGACAACTGGGGGCTCACGCCGGAGCAGGCCAAGCGCGGCGGCCTGAACCCGAAGATGTTCAACAGCTTCCTGGATGGCTCCAAGCCGTCGATCGAAAGCACCGCGGTGGCCAATGCCACCGGGCTCACCGTGCCGAGCGACGGCCTGCTCTACCCGCCGGCCAGCATCGAGGACATCCCGTTCGTCACGCGCCCTCGCAGCGAGGGCGGCGTTCTCGAGCGCAAGGGCATGGTCGAAGTGATCTCCTCGCTGGAGACCGACGGCCGCGCCATCCCGTACGAGATCCGCATGGGCGTTTGGGTCACGGTCGAAGCCGAGACCGACTACATCAAGAACTGCTTCGAGGAATACAAGGCCCACACCGACCCCAGCGGCCGCTACTTCACGCTCTACAAGCGCTGGCACCTGATCGGGCTGGAAGTCGGCGTGTCCGTCGCCTCCGTTGCGCTGCGTGGCGAGCCGACCGGCGTCGCGACCTGCTGGAACGCCGACGTCGTCGCCACCGCCAAGCGCGACCTGGCCCCGGGCGAGATGCTCGACGGCGAAGGCGGCTCTACGGTGTGGGGCAAGCTGCTGCCGGCCGACAAGTCGGTGCAGATGGGCGGCTTGCCGCTGGGCCTGGCACACGACGTGAAGGTGGTGCGCCCCGTGAAGAAGGGCCAGAGCCTCAGCTGGAACGACGTGGCGATGGACACGTCCACGCGCGCATGGCAGCTGCGCAAGCAGATGGAAGACCTGTTCGGCACGCCGGCGTTGAAGGTCGCGTGA